From Pseudonocardia autotrophica, one genomic window encodes:
- a CDS encoding class III extradiol dioxygenase subunit beta — MSEVIWGLGTSHVPSIGAAMDRDLTADPKWSPLFDGYAPAREWLAERTPDVAILVYNDHANGVDLDIVPTFAIGTAEQYRVADEGYGRRAVPDVTGDPDLSCHLLEHLVDDGFDLTVFSELDVDHGFTVPLSVWTPDPGDAWPCPVVPIMVNVIRYPQPSAARCYALGQAIGRALASYEGARTVGILGTGGMSHQLAGARAGFVNPEFDRMFLDAIADDPQRLTALHRDEYIRLAGSEGIELIMWLVMRGAMNARVRTVHTAYHVPASNTAAGLALLDNRSAP, encoded by the coding sequence ATGTCTGAGGTGATCTGGGGTCTGGGGACCTCGCACGTGCCGTCGATCGGCGCGGCGATGGACCGCGACCTGACGGCCGATCCGAAGTGGTCACCGCTGTTCGACGGCTACGCCCCGGCCCGGGAGTGGCTGGCCGAGCGGACCCCGGACGTCGCGATCCTGGTCTACAACGACCACGCGAACGGCGTCGACCTGGACATCGTGCCGACCTTCGCGATCGGGACCGCCGAGCAGTACCGGGTCGCCGACGAGGGGTACGGCCGGCGTGCGGTGCCGGACGTCACCGGGGACCCGGACCTGTCGTGCCACCTGCTGGAGCACCTGGTCGACGACGGTTTCGACCTGACCGTGTTCTCCGAGCTCGACGTCGATCACGGCTTCACCGTGCCGCTGTCGGTGTGGACGCCCGATCCCGGCGACGCCTGGCCCTGCCCGGTCGTCCCGATCATGGTCAACGTCATCCGCTACCCGCAGCCGAGCGCGGCCCGCTGCTACGCACTCGGGCAGGCGATCGGGCGGGCACTGGCCTCCTACGAGGGCGCGCGCACCGTCGGGATCCTCGGCACCGGCGGGATGTCGCACCAGCTGGCCGGTGCGCGGGCCGGGTTCGTCAATCCCGAGTTCGACCGGATGTTCCTGGACGCGATCGCCGACGACCCGCAGCGGCTCACCGCCCTGCACCGCGACGAGTACATCCGGCTCGCCGGGTCCGAGGGCATCGAGCTGATCATGTGGCTGGTCATGCGCGGCGCGATGAACGCCCGCGTCCGCACGGTGCACACCGCCTATCACGTCCCGGC
- the ligM gene encoding vanillate/3-O-methylgallate O-demethylase: MSARNLQDVLDRAGDTVDLLRNAQLGAYIYPVVPSEFSNFRREVRAWQRTAVLFDQTHHMVNLWVSGSGALQLFTDTGINSTANFPVDSAKQFVPVAPGGGVIGDGILFRLAEDRFVFVGRAPVANWLTFQGQGYDVDIRRDERSPSRPYGREVTRDVWRFQIQGPRAWEVIEKVNGGPVEKVKFFRMGHMNVGGVEVRTLRHGMAGAPGLEIWGPYESYGAVRETILEAGREFGIEPAGARAYSCNTLESGWIPSPLPAIYTGDELKAYREWLGADSYEANNAVAGSFVSADVEDYYTNPWELGYGGFVKFDHDFIGRSALERIEPAAERRKVTLAWNVEDVSTLLASPVADGPEYQFFDLPNANFGSSNFDSVVDADDNVVGLSMFTGYSANERKALSLATIDPGVPLGAEVRVVWGEPDGGSRKTTVEPHEQFAVRAVVSPAPYSEMAREDYRPGWRTATS, translated from the coding sequence ATGAGCGCGAGGAACCTGCAGGACGTACTGGACCGGGCCGGTGACACCGTCGACCTGCTGCGGAACGCCCAGCTCGGCGCCTACATCTACCCGGTCGTCCCCTCCGAGTTCAGCAATTTCCGGCGCGAGGTACGCGCCTGGCAGCGCACCGCCGTGCTGTTCGACCAGACCCACCACATGGTCAACCTGTGGGTGTCCGGATCGGGTGCGCTGCAACTGTTCACCGACACCGGGATCAACAGCACCGCGAACTTCCCGGTCGACTCCGCGAAGCAGTTCGTGCCGGTCGCGCCGGGTGGCGGGGTGATCGGTGACGGCATCCTGTTCCGGCTGGCCGAGGACCGGTTCGTCTTCGTCGGCCGCGCCCCGGTGGCGAACTGGCTGACCTTCCAGGGCCAGGGCTACGACGTCGACATCCGGCGCGACGAGCGTTCCCCGTCCCGCCCGTACGGTCGCGAGGTGACCCGCGACGTCTGGCGGTTCCAGATCCAGGGCCCGCGGGCCTGGGAGGTCATCGAGAAGGTCAACGGTGGCCCGGTGGAGAAGGTCAAGTTCTTCCGGATGGGGCACATGAACGTCGGTGGGGTGGAGGTCCGGACGCTGCGGCACGGCATGGCCGGCGCGCCCGGGCTGGAGATCTGGGGGCCGTACGAGAGCTACGGCGCCGTGCGCGAGACGATCCTCGAGGCGGGCCGCGAGTTCGGGATCGAACCGGCCGGGGCGCGCGCCTACTCCTGCAACACCCTGGAGTCCGGCTGGATCCCGTCGCCGCTGCCCGCGATCTACACCGGCGACGAGCTGAAGGCCTACCGGGAGTGGCTCGGCGCCGACTCCTACGAGGCGAACAACGCGGTCGCCGGCAGCTTCGTCTCCGCCGACGTCGAGGACTACTACACGAACCCGTGGGAGCTGGGCTACGGCGGTTTCGTGAAGTTCGACCACGACTTCATCGGCCGCTCCGCGCTGGAGCGGATCGAGCCGGCCGCCGAGCGGCGCAAGGTGACTCTCGCCTGGAACGTCGAGGACGTCTCGACGCTGCTCGCCTCCCCGGTCGCGGACGGACCCGAGTACCAGTTCTTCGACCTGCCGAACGCGAACTTCGGATCGTCCAACTTCGACTCGGTCGTCGACGCCGACGACAACGTCGTCGGCCTGTCCATGTTCACCGGGTACAGCGCGAACGAGCGCAAGGCGCTGTCGCTGGCCACGATCGACCCGGGCGTCCCGCTCGGCGCCGAGGTGCGGGTGGTCTGGGGCGAGCCGGACGGCGGATCCCGCAAGACCACCGTCGAGCCGCACGAGCAGTTCGCGGTGCGCGCGGTCGTCAGCCCGGCCCCGTACAGCGAGATGGCACGCGAGGACTACCGGCCCGGCTGGCGGACCGCGACCTCCTGA
- a CDS encoding SDR family NAD(P)-dependent oxidoreductase yields MLDGKVAVVTGAGRGLGRAYARALAASGAAVVVNDLDPGVAQETVTSITDAGGRAVAEAGAVGTADVADALVERAVREFGRLDAMVTNAGALRDRTLRKTTDDDFDLVVGSHLRGTFTCGRAAAARFREQGGGGRLILVGSPAGQRASFGQTAYSASKGAIVAMMRTWAVEHAKIGVTVNAILPTALTRMVATIPGLGELVEAVDRGEPVPPEVRRTGLGTPDDAAPVVVWLASEASAHVTGQAIAVGGDRIALWTHPEEVAERLCDGGWSPEAVATEFAQAPLQDFTQALPAAATGGTR; encoded by the coding sequence GTTGGCGGCGTCGGGCGCCGCCGTGGTGGTGAACGACCTCGATCCCGGTGTCGCGCAGGAGACGGTCACGTCGATCACCGACGCCGGTGGGCGCGCGGTCGCCGAGGCCGGCGCGGTCGGCACGGCCGATGTCGCCGACGCGCTGGTCGAGCGCGCGGTGCGCGAGTTCGGACGACTCGACGCGATGGTCACCAACGCCGGCGCGCTGCGGGACCGGACGCTGCGCAAGACCACCGACGACGACTTCGATCTCGTCGTCGGCAGCCATCTGCGTGGCACCTTCACCTGCGGGCGGGCGGCGGCCGCCCGGTTCCGTGAGCAGGGCGGTGGCGGCCGGCTGATCCTGGTCGGGTCACCCGCCGGGCAGCGGGCCAGCTTCGGGCAGACCGCGTACTCGGCGTCCAAGGGCGCGATCGTCGCGATGATGCGGACCTGGGCGGTGGAGCACGCGAAGATCGGGGTCACGGTCAACGCGATCCTGCCGACCGCGCTGACCAGGATGGTCGCGACCATCCCCGGGCTCGGCGAGCTGGTCGAGGCCGTCGACCGGGGCGAGCCGGTGCCGCCGGAGGTCCGGCGCACCGGGCTGGGCACACCGGACGACGCGGCACCGGTCGTCGTGTGGCTGGCGTCGGAGGCGTCCGCGCACGTCACCGGGCAGGCGATCGCGGTGGGCGGTGACCGGATCGCGCTGTGGACCCACCCGGAGGAGGTCGCCGAGCGACTGTGCGACGGCGGCTGGAGCCCCGAGGCGGTGGCCACCGAGTTCGCGCAGGCCCCGCTGCAGGACTTCACCCAGGCGCTGCCCGCCGCGGCCACCGGGGGTACCCGATGA
- a CDS encoding MaoC family dehydratase encodes MSAPTVATGIDGVRALPRGEVLGESGPVTVTQHDVDLFAQATGDHQWIHVDPRRAAGTPFGGTIAHGYLTLSLVPRLLPEILRLDGFSMVVNYGCEKVRFPSPVPTGSTLRATAVLDEVTEVTGGLQVTITMTITVEGATKPACVVTFLTRHLV; translated from the coding sequence ATGAGCGCCCCGACGGTCGCGACCGGGATCGACGGCGTCCGCGCGCTGCCGCGCGGTGAGGTGCTCGGTGAGAGCGGCCCGGTCACGGTGACCCAGCACGACGTCGACCTGTTCGCGCAGGCCACCGGCGACCACCAGTGGATCCACGTCGATCCGCGGCGGGCCGCCGGCACACCCTTCGGCGGCACGATCGCGCACGGCTACCTGACGCTGTCGCTGGTGCCGCGGTTGCTGCCGGAGATCCTGCGGCTGGACGGCTTCTCGATGGTCGTGAACTACGGCTGCGAGAAGGTGCGGTTCCCGTCGCCGGTGCCGACCGGTTCCACGCTGCGGGCGACCGCGGTCCTCGACGAGGTCACCGAGGTGACCGGAGGTCTGCAGGTCACGATCACGATGACGATCACGGTCGAGGGCGCCACCAAGCCCGCCTGCGTGGTCACCTTCCTGACCCGGCACCTGGTGTGA
- a CDS encoding protocatechuate 3,4-dioxygenase, with amino-acid sequence MTTRSDLPGTYVFDGPSGRRGRPLNRMLQSLRTEGARADFRADEAAYCLRFELSAEQTTAVLERDWQAMLDLGGSIFYIYKLAMMDGRSMQYLGGVFTGMTEAEFTAAMAAGGRTDV; translated from the coding sequence ATGACCACCAGGAGCGACCTACCGGGGACCTACGTCTTCGACGGTCCCAGCGGGCGCCGCGGCCGGCCGCTGAACCGGATGTTGCAGTCGCTGCGCACCGAAGGGGCGCGGGCCGATTTCCGCGCCGACGAGGCCGCGTACTGCCTGCGGTTCGAGCTGTCGGCGGAGCAGACCACGGCCGTCCTGGAACGCGACTGGCAGGCGATGCTCGATCTCGGCGGCAGCATCTTCTACATCTACAAGCTGGCCATGATGGACGGACGCTCGATGCAGTACCTGGGCGGTGTGTTCACCGGCATGACCGAGGCGGAGTTCACGGCCGCGATGGCGGCGGGAGGACGGACCGATGTCTGA